In Natronococcus occultus SP4, the following proteins share a genomic window:
- a CDS encoding ABC transporter ATP-binding protein codes for MSPADPVLKAVDVAVRRGGQQILADLSLSIPSGSRTLVRGPSGAGKSTLFAVLGLLEPPDSGRVVVDGTDASELPERRRARLRRDAIGFVFQDFQLVPDLTARENALLPQSHGGDRDEDWIDELFDVLGVVDRADRYPATLSGGEKQRVAIARALANRPDVVLADEPTGQLDPETTDRVAELLVDVQTSADTALVTISHDPSLEGLFDRTATLRDGHLIETTDTS; via the coding sequence GTGTCCCCCGCAGACCCCGTCCTGAAGGCGGTCGACGTCGCCGTTCGCCGTGGCGGCCAACAGATCCTCGCGGACCTCTCGCTGTCGATCCCGAGCGGGTCCCGGACGCTCGTCCGCGGCCCCAGCGGCGCCGGGAAGTCGACGCTGTTCGCGGTGCTTGGACTGCTCGAGCCGCCCGACAGCGGCCGGGTCGTCGTCGATGGCACCGACGCCAGCGAGCTCCCGGAGCGGCGGCGAGCCCGGCTCCGCCGGGACGCGATCGGCTTCGTCTTCCAGGACTTCCAGCTGGTTCCGGACCTGACCGCCCGCGAGAACGCCCTGTTGCCCCAGAGCCACGGCGGCGACCGCGACGAGGACTGGATCGACGAACTGTTCGACGTCCTCGGGGTCGTCGACCGCGCGGATCGGTACCCGGCGACGCTCAGCGGCGGCGAGAAACAGCGGGTCGCGATCGCCCGCGCGCTCGCCAACCGGCCCGACGTGGTGCTCGCCGACGAGCCGACCGGACAGCTCGATCCCGAGACGACCGACCGCGTCGCGGAGCTACTAGTCGACGTCCAGACCTCGGCTGACACGGCGCTCGTGACGATCAGTCACGATCCGTCGCTCGAAGGGCTGTTCGATCGCACCGCGACGTTGCGGGACGGACACCTGATCGAGACGACCGACACCAGTTGA
- a CDS encoding helix-turn-helix domain-containing protein: MSTSEQKLAVSEELAIPEELGSSQAKLVYLALLELGDATATELQQLLGLSKLTLLPILSELVADGLADYEQGTYVSR; this comes from the coding sequence ATGTCCACGAGCGAACAGAAACTAGCGGTTTCGGAGGAGCTAGCGATACCGGAGGAGCTGGGCTCGTCACAGGCCAAGCTCGTCTACCTGGCATTGCTAGAACTGGGGGACGCGACTGCAACCGAACTCCAGCAGCTGCTGGGGCTATCGAAGCTGACACTACTACCGATTCTCTCGGAACTGGTCGCCGACGGGCTCGCCGACTACGAGCAGGGGACGTATGTCAGCAGGTGA
- a CDS encoding HTH domain-containing protein — protein MSAGERSPVPTGNADLEDALRVDCYVRPSVPTAVEDVIETVADRLEELCRDGSIEEYRIVRWPPAGAAAPAADTSESSRERLVDSFERWAEDATSSLEPAFRRRTVPPSPLRPDGDDLERVRVPLVALALYEAGDGDDSAEETTLRGVVPHTDRTATGADRTYTVEEWLATAEHVDAAADGTARSEQAPLPEGGR, from the coding sequence ATGTCAGCAGGTGAGCGATCGCCGGTTCCGACCGGAAACGCCGACCTCGAGGACGCCCTCCGGGTCGACTGCTACGTCCGCCCGTCGGTTCCGACGGCCGTCGAGGACGTAATCGAAACCGTCGCCGACCGTCTCGAGGAGCTGTGTCGCGACGGCAGTATCGAGGAGTACCGGATCGTTCGGTGGCCGCCGGCGGGAGCCGCCGCGCCTGCGGCCGACACGAGTGAGTCGTCCCGCGAGCGGCTGGTCGACTCTTTCGAGCGCTGGGCCGAGGACGCGACGTCCTCGCTCGAGCCGGCGTTCCGGCGCCGAACGGTCCCGCCGTCGCCGCTCCGTCCGGACGGCGACGACCTCGAGCGGGTTCGGGTTCCGCTGGTCGCGCTGGCGCTGTACGAAGCCGGCGACGGGGACGACTCCGCCGAGGAGACGACGCTTCGGGGCGTCGTGCCCCACACGGACCGAACGGCGACGGGCGCCGATCGGACGTACACCGTCGAGGAGTGGCTCGCGACCGCCGAGCACGTCGACGCGGCGGCCGACGGCACGGCTCGGAGCGAGCAGGCCCCGCTCCCAGAGGGTGGCCGATGA
- a CDS encoding thiolase family protein, with the protein MTSSDRVAVIGASMTQFGQREAWIQELLAEAGLDCLEDAGVDAGEVEHLYVSNMTSGEFEGMTGVMNALAHDIGALPAYTQRVDQTSSSGGAGIFAAWQSIASGASEMTLLVGGEKMTHTTTGESTDIIASITHPVEYKTGVTLPSFAGLTARHYLERFDAPRESLAKVASKNHKNGVDNPHAQFQKEVDEETILESPIIADPLRLYDFCPVTDGSAAMLFCPESVAKEYTDEYAIVSGVDGATDTHVVHEREDPTTMRGVVESGKGAYEMSGYGPDDIDVAELHDMFTILEFLQMEGLGFAEKGEAWELVEEGYTERDTGELPINTSGGLKSKGHPLGASGVAQGVEIYEQLVGEAGPRQVDADVGLCCNVGGFGNCVITTIMEAAR; encoded by the coding sequence ATGACGTCCTCGGACCGTGTCGCGGTCATCGGCGCCTCGATGACCCAGTTCGGGCAACGCGAGGCGTGGATCCAGGAACTGCTCGCCGAGGCCGGACTCGACTGTCTCGAGGACGCGGGCGTCGACGCCGGCGAGGTCGAGCACCTGTACGTCTCGAACATGACCAGCGGCGAGTTCGAGGGGATGACGGGTGTGATGAACGCGCTGGCCCACGACATCGGCGCGTTGCCGGCCTACACCCAGCGCGTCGACCAGACGAGTTCCAGCGGCGGTGCGGGGATCTTCGCGGCCTGGCAGTCGATCGCCAGCGGAGCCAGCGAGATGACGCTACTCGTGGGTGGGGAGAAGATGACCCACACGACGACCGGCGAGTCGACCGACATCATCGCGTCGATCACCCACCCCGTCGAGTACAAGACCGGCGTTACGCTGCCGTCGTTCGCAGGTCTCACGGCGCGCCATTACCTCGAGCGCTTCGACGCACCCCGCGAGAGCCTCGCGAAAGTGGCGTCGAAGAACCACAAGAACGGCGTCGACAACCCTCACGCGCAGTTCCAGAAGGAGGTCGACGAGGAGACGATCCTGGAGTCGCCGATCATCGCCGACCCGCTGCGGCTGTACGACTTCTGTCCGGTCACCGACGGCTCGGCGGCGATGCTGTTCTGTCCGGAGTCGGTCGCAAAGGAGTACACCGATGAGTACGCGATCGTTTCCGGCGTCGACGGGGCGACGGACACCCACGTGGTCCACGAGCGCGAGGACCCGACCACCATGCGCGGCGTCGTCGAGAGCGGGAAGGGCGCCTACGAGATGAGCGGCTACGGACCCGACGATATCGACGTCGCGGAGCTCCACGACATGTTCACGATCCTGGAGTTCCTCCAGATGGAGGGGCTCGGGTTCGCGGAGAAAGGGGAAGCCTGGGAGCTCGTCGAGGAGGGGTACACCGAGCGCGATACCGGCGAACTGCCGATCAACACCTCCGGTGGGCTCAAGTCGAAAGGCCACCCGCTTGGGGCAAGCGGCGTCGCCCAGGGCGTCGAGATCTACGAACAGCTCGTCGGCGAGGCCGGCCCGCGGCAGGTCGACGCGGACGTCGGGCTCTGCTGTAACGTCGGCGGCTTCGGCAACTGCGTGATCACGACCATTATGGAGGCTGCACGATGA
- a CDS encoding PhlB family protein encodes MTMEATRYADGTISYPGHPRSRAGAEPVGTIDLSEHTAEVVTWTTSTATPPGIREPNHLAIVEFDVSEDVDDGETSVRALVQLADGEAETGDEVEPVYTEELREPGAGIREPDSQDWDGYRFEPV; translated from the coding sequence ATGACGATGGAGGCGACCCGCTACGCGGACGGCACGATCAGCTACCCCGGCCACCCGCGCAGCCGAGCGGGCGCGGAACCGGTCGGAACGATCGACCTCAGCGAGCACACCGCCGAAGTGGTTACCTGGACGACCAGCACGGCGACTCCGCCAGGGATTCGGGAACCGAACCACCTCGCGATCGTCGAGTTCGACGTCAGCGAGGACGTCGATGACGGCGAGACGTCGGTCCGAGCACTCGTCCAGCTCGCAGACGGTGAGGCCGAGACGGGCGACGAGGTCGAACCCGTCTACACCGAGGAGCTGCGCGAGCCCGGCGCGGGCATCAGAGAGCCCGACAGCCAGGACTGGGACGGCTACCGGTTCGAACCGGTCTGA
- a CDS encoding TIGR00341 family protein, with product MRHIQVTVPVGKREAVLEVLDEEGIEYVVTKENSNREYDSVVSFPMPTNAVESILDSLQDVGIEHESYTVVTDAETVISRDFNELQQEYRTESVKDEEISRQELMTRAEELTPTFSVFFAMTLISAIVATVGLLLDSPAVVVGSMVIAPLIGPALSASIGTVVNDRDLFFRGLRFQFTGVFGGIAIAAIVAWLFQSMFLVPPGAEITQIDEIAERIAPELLLLPVAIGAGAAGILSLATGFSVAIVGVMIAAALVPPMAAAGIALAWGLPAAALGSTVLVLVNLLGVNLAGLVTLWYIGYRPDSGFGISIAQRRVFKQAAVFLAVILVLSLFLTGVTYSSYQMSAFEETATTESEDVLAEYEDTYLLGVDVQVQEGGFPIDSSLDATQQIDAVIIEVGGPPDSYDQEVIDRLDERINEQTTGDTAVQVRFVATGGNDAYLEEDPGIGQSDADT from the coding sequence ATGCGACACATTCAGGTCACGGTCCCGGTGGGCAAGCGGGAGGCCGTCCTCGAGGTCCTCGACGAGGAGGGTATCGAGTACGTCGTCACCAAAGAGAACAGCAACCGGGAGTACGATTCGGTCGTTTCGTTTCCGATGCCGACGAACGCGGTCGAGTCGATTCTCGACTCCCTGCAGGACGTCGGGATCGAACACGAATCCTACACCGTCGTCACCGACGCCGAGACGGTCATCTCGAGGGATTTCAACGAACTCCAGCAGGAGTACCGAACGGAGTCGGTCAAGGACGAGGAGATCTCCAGACAGGAGCTGATGACTCGAGCCGAGGAGCTGACGCCGACGTTCAGCGTCTTCTTCGCGATGACGCTGATCAGCGCCATCGTCGCGACGGTCGGCCTCCTGCTGGACTCGCCGGCCGTCGTCGTCGGCTCGATGGTGATCGCGCCGCTGATCGGCCCGGCCCTGAGCGCGTCGATCGGCACCGTCGTCAACGACCGCGATCTGTTCTTCCGGGGGCTTCGCTTCCAGTTTACCGGCGTCTTTGGCGGCATCGCCATCGCGGCGATCGTCGCGTGGCTCTTCCAGTCGATGTTTCTCGTTCCGCCCGGGGCCGAGATCACCCAGATCGACGAGATCGCCGAACGGATCGCTCCGGAGCTGCTCCTGTTACCCGTCGCCATCGGCGCCGGCGCCGCGGGAATCCTCAGCCTCGCGACCGGGTTCTCCGTGGCGATCGTCGGCGTGATGATCGCCGCCGCGCTGGTCCCGCCGATGGCCGCCGCCGGGATCGCCCTGGCCTGGGGGCTACCCGCCGCCGCGCTCGGCTCGACCGTACTCGTCCTGGTCAACCTCCTCGGGGTCAACCTCGCCGGGCTCGTCACGCTGTGGTACATCGGCTACCGTCCCGACAGCGGGTTCGGGATCTCGATCGCGCAGCGACGCGTGTTCAAACAGGCCGCCGTGTTCCTCGCCGTCATCCTCGTCCTCTCGCTGTTTCTGACCGGAGTCACCTACTCCTCGTACCAGATGTCGGCCTTCGAGGAAACCGCAACCACGGAGTCCGAGGACGTCCTCGCGGAGTACGAGGACACCTACCTGCTCGGGGTCGACGTCCAGGTTCAGGAAGGCGGGTTCCCGATCGACAGCTCGCTCGACGCGACCCAGCAGATCGACGCGGTCATCATCGAGGTCGGCGGGCCGCCCGACAGCTACGACCAGGAGGTCATCGACAGGCTCGACGAGCGGATCAACGAACAGACGACCGGCGACACCGCCGTCCAGGTCCGGTTCGTCGCCACCGGCGGCAACGACGCGTACTTAGAGGAGGACCCTGGCATCGGCCAGTCCGACGCCGACACCTAG
- a CDS encoding immunoglobulin domain-containing family protein, translated as MNRRTLLGVATGVGTATLAGCLGTLSEATESNGADDRSDRSDDHAAAESGETGDGTDGVDVIVRNDGSEPRTVDVSIRRNGEDVLDRTETIPDADVLEVTLHEAGSYEVSVETDAGRTEAAVTKPTDCEDARTEITLTDHGVESTNASVC; from the coding sequence ATGAACCGACGTACACTCCTGGGGGTGGCGACCGGGGTCGGAACCGCGACGCTTGCCGGCTGTCTCGGCACACTTTCGGAGGCTACGGAGTCGAACGGAGCCGACGACCGAAGCGATCGATCCGACGATCACGCGGCTGCCGAGAGCGGGGAAACTGGCGACGGGACGGACGGCGTCGACGTGATCGTCCGCAACGACGGGTCGGAACCCCGAACGGTGGACGTCTCGATCCGCCGGAACGGCGAGGACGTCCTCGATCGCACCGAGACGATTCCTGACGCGGACGTCCTCGAGGTGACGCTGCACGAGGCCGGTTCCTACGAGGTGAGTGTCGAGACGGACGCGGGACGAACCGAGGCTGCGGTCACGAAGCCGACCGACTGCGAGGACGCCCGTACCGAGATCACACTGACGGACCACGGCGTCGAATCGACGAACGCGAGCGTGTGCTGA
- a CDS encoding HAD-IIA family hydrolase: MTDRSLEAAVVDLDGTIYRGNRLRAAVEAFDDGPDPQFYATNPDRTCPTDTGEIPDTAATVGAIEGATGREFDAVLGKPSPLAVEVAVRRLETKPERCLIVGDRLETDVEMGHTAGMTTALVLSGVTDRTAVSTAPIEPDSVLESLRDIDSILRS, encoded by the coding sequence ATGACCGACCGTTCGCTCGAAGCCGCCGTCGTTGACCTCGACGGAACCATCTACCGCGGTAACCGACTCCGTGCGGCCGTCGAGGCCTTCGACGACGGTCCCGACCCGCAGTTCTATGCAACTAACCCGGATCGAACCTGTCCGACCGACACCGGAGAGATACCCGATACGGCGGCGACAGTCGGTGCTATCGAAGGGGCAACCGGCCGCGAGTTTGACGCCGTTCTCGGAAAACCGTCACCGCTCGCGGTCGAGGTCGCAGTTCGTCGCCTCGAAACGAAGCCGGAACGGTGTCTTATCGTCGGCGATCGCCTGGAGACCGACGTCGAGATGGGGCACACAGCCGGAATGACGACCGCGCTCGTCCTCTCGGGGGTCACCGACCGCACCGCTGTTTCGACGGCGCCGATCGAACCGGACTCCGTCCTCGAATCGCTGAGAGATATCGACTCCATACTCCGCTCATGA
- a CDS encoding MgtC/SapB family protein, whose product MIGFDLLVHLEEDVAKIVVATLLGMFLGLEREWSQKSAGIRTFALISLLAAVFTIVDHDGLLLVGGVLIIAHAVLLAVQSFIEDDIDGLSLTTSVSMLVAYSIGALVANGFLIESVTVAVLSSLLLVLKRELHEFAWGLSREEMRSAVEFVILAFVIYPLLPNETIDPWGAVQPRLIWSLVIAISAIGFVNYVLVKKYQGRGIAVTGFFGGLVNSTAVVAEMGKRATNQSGLLGLAVGAILLANAAMAVRNAVIVVAFVPEAALVVGAPLGAIAIAGVSIAIWQSDWRTEFEADLNSPFSLRNALTFGALFLGVLLVSVGAEELFGTTGFLATTFLAGLVSSGTATTTAVTLVSTGQITQNAAVSGVVAGTAASILVKTVFAASISRELVRPVLFWNLVLIGVGIVFGAPVLLL is encoded by the coding sequence ATGATCGGCTTCGACTTACTCGTCCATCTGGAAGAGGACGTCGCGAAGATCGTCGTTGCGACGCTGCTCGGGATGTTTCTCGGGCTCGAACGCGAGTGGTCACAGAAGTCTGCCGGCATCCGGACGTTCGCGCTGATCAGCCTTCTGGCGGCCGTCTTTACGATCGTTGACCACGACGGGCTGTTGCTCGTCGGCGGTGTCCTGATCATCGCTCACGCCGTGTTGTTAGCCGTCCAGAGCTTCATCGAGGACGACATCGACGGGCTCTCGCTCACGACGTCGGTGTCGATGCTCGTGGCCTACAGTATCGGTGCGCTCGTCGCCAACGGGTTCCTGATCGAATCGGTGACGGTGGCGGTGCTGTCGTCGCTGTTGCTCGTCCTGAAACGAGAACTCCACGAGTTCGCGTGGGGGCTCTCGCGGGAGGAGATGCGAAGCGCCGTCGAGTTCGTCATCCTGGCGTTCGTCATCTACCCGCTGTTGCCCAACGAGACGATCGATCCCTGGGGAGCCGTTCAGCCGCGGCTGATCTGGTCGCTCGTGATCGCGATTAGCGCGATCGGTTTCGTCAACTACGTGCTCGTCAAGAAGTACCAGGGTCGAGGAATCGCAGTTACCGGCTTTTTCGGTGGTCTCGTCAACTCGACGGCGGTCGTCGCCGAGATGGGAAAACGCGCGACCAACCAGTCGGGACTGCTCGGTTTAGCCGTGGGGGCGATCCTGCTCGCCAACGCTGCAATGGCGGTTCGAAACGCCGTCATCGTGGTCGCGTTCGTTCCGGAAGCCGCGCTCGTCGTCGGTGCTCCGCTCGGTGCGATCGCGATCGCGGGCGTCTCGATCGCGATCTGGCAGAGCGACTGGCGAACGGAGTTCGAGGCGGATCTCAACTCACCGTTCAGTCTCCGGAACGCGCTCACTTTCGGCGCGCTGTTTCTCGGTGTCCTGTTGGTTTCTGTCGGTGCCGAGGAACTGTTCGGTACTACGGGCTTTCTCGCGACGACGTTCCTCGCCGGGTTGGTCTCGAGCGGGACGGCGACGACGACAGCGGTAACGCTCGTCAGCACGGGACAGATCACCCAGAACGCGGCCGTTTCGGGCGTCGTGGCGGGGACAGCGGCCAGTATCCTGGTCAAGACGGTGTTCGCCGCGAGCATCTCCCGAGAACTCGTCCGGCCCGTGCTGTTCTGGAACCTCGTGTTGATCGGTGTCGGAATCGTCTTCGGTGCCCCCGTGTTGTTACTGTAA
- a CDS encoding glycerophosphodiester phosphodiesterase, producing MQEKPSMLRRRFLAGTGAVTVGATVASGAAGATSSDRSESESERKDRATVIAHRGFADIYPENTVAAFEQAVQGGSDDAADRRGADWIELDVFPTCDGEIAVFHDTELGDLTDTEGVLYETPASEVFSAEVLESGQTVPTLSEAMEAIPPNVGVNIDIKDGSPDVQFGRVDDPESEREDWKWLETVVDISTSYENELLYSTFWEGALATIRDIDPDLPAAYLLYDSIQEGLDVTDEYDTEGVNPPLEMIYGTPFFDEDAYEEIDIVAEAHARDLPVNVWTINTWYEVEQLIEAGVDGLFLDYSEIVRWGGLQS from the coding sequence ATGCAAGAGAAACCGAGTATGTTGAGGCGGCGGTTTCTGGCCGGAACGGGCGCGGTGACCGTCGGAGCGACTGTCGCGTCCGGGGCCGCAGGCGCAACGTCCTCGGATCGGTCCGAGAGCGAGAGCGAGCGGAAGGATCGAGCGACGGTGATCGCTCACCGAGGGTTCGCCGACATCTATCCGGAAAATACCGTTGCTGCGTTCGAACAAGCGGTTCAGGGCGGTTCCGACGACGCGGCCGATCGCCGCGGCGCGGACTGGATCGAACTCGACGTCTTTCCGACCTGCGACGGTGAAATCGCCGTCTTCCACGACACGGAACTCGGCGATCTGACCGACACCGAGGGCGTGCTGTACGAGACGCCCGCCAGCGAGGTCTTCAGCGCCGAAGTCCTCGAGAGCGGCCAGACCGTGCCGACGCTGTCCGAGGCCATGGAGGCGATCCCGCCAAACGTCGGCGTTAACATCGATATCAAGGACGGATCGCCGGACGTCCAGTTCGGTCGCGTCGACGATCCGGAATCCGAACGCGAGGACTGGAAGTGGCTCGAGACTGTCGTCGATATCTCGACCAGCTACGAGAACGAGCTCCTGTATTCGACGTTCTGGGAGGGGGCACTCGCGACGATCCGCGACATCGATCCCGATCTGCCCGCGGCGTACCTGCTCTACGACTCGATCCAGGAAGGACTCGACGTAACAGACGAGTACGATACCGAGGGCGTCAACCCGCCCCTCGAGATGATCTACGGGACGCCGTTTTTCGACGAGGACGCCTACGAGGAGATCGACATCGTCGCCGAAGCCCACGCTCGTGACCTGCCGGTCAACGTCTGGACGATCAACACCTGGTACGAGGTCGAACAGTTGATCGAGGCCGGCGTCGACGGCCTGTTTCTCGATTACTCCGAGATCGTTCGCTGGGGTGGACTGCAGAGCTAG
- a CDS encoding CBS domain-containing protein, with translation MSTPLETISKDATLTEAATTMRDNDIKALVVRTDPPSIVTSTDLVAAAAEGTDPTTADVESVMTESVETVPPELYLEEIAAMMTSLGITHLPVVDGDDYVGMISTTDVTAQLS, from the coding sequence ATGTCGACTCCGCTGGAGACGATCTCGAAGGACGCGACGCTGACCGAGGCGGCGACGACGATGCGCGACAACGACATCAAGGCGCTCGTCGTTCGGACGGATCCGCCCTCGATCGTGACCAGTACCGATCTGGTCGCGGCCGCCGCAGAGGGCACCGATCCGACGACGGCCGACGTCGAGTCGGTGATGACCGAGTCCGTCGAGACCGTCCCGCCGGAGCTGTATCTCGAGGAGATCGCCGCCATGATGACCAGCCTCGGGATTACCCACCTCCCGGTCGTCGACGGCGATGACTACGTCGGGATGATCTCCACGACCGACGTGACGGCCCAGCTCTCCTGA
- a CDS encoding EamA family transporter — protein MDVGYGWPAPTRDRIGILLVVVSAVGFGTLGIFGLCAQQAALSIPTVLAFRFLLAAVAVWALLVRVEPLVLTAHVLPAAGIAFVTVGSLTGELAIPTAPSAWLILLWIAVLATALPVVTLFAVVKYVGASRAGIISTVEPPVTVALGAALFAEPVTTATVVGGTLVLLVVVVLERE, from the coding sequence ATGGACGTCGGTTACGGGTGGCCGGCGCCGACCCGCGATCGGATCGGGATCCTCCTGGTCGTCGTGTCGGCCGTCGGGTTCGGGACGCTCGGGATCTTCGGCCTCTGCGCTCAGCAGGCCGCGCTCTCGATCCCGACCGTGCTCGCCTTTCGGTTCCTGCTCGCGGCGGTCGCGGTCTGGGCGCTGCTGGTCAGGGTCGAGCCGCTGGTGCTCACCGCCCACGTGTTGCCCGCCGCCGGTATCGCTTTCGTCACGGTCGGGTCTCTGACCGGCGAGCTCGCGATCCCGACGGCGCCCTCGGCCTGGCTGATCTTGCTGTGGATCGCCGTCCTCGCGACGGCGCTCCCGGTCGTCACTCTCTTCGCCGTGGTGAAGTACGTCGGCGCGAGCCGTGCAGGGATCATCAGCACCGTCGAGCCCCCGGTCACAGTCGCGCTCGGCGCCGCCCTGTTTGCCGAACCCGTCACGACGGCGACGGTCGTCGGGGGTACGCTCGTTTTGCTCGTCGTCGTCGTCCTCGAGCGCGAGTAG
- a CDS encoding DUF7563 family protein, translating to MPTCHNCDTPISATFVRVFGDNDGTLEGCVHCLSSTELTGSDGRHESPSLRH from the coding sequence ATGCCAACCTGCCACAACTGCGACACCCCGATCTCGGCGACGTTCGTCCGCGTTTTCGGCGATAACGACGGCACTCTCGAGGGCTGTGTCCACTGTCTGAGTTCGACCGAGCTCACCGGGAGCGACGGGCGCCACGAGTCGCCGTCGCTCCGGCACTGA
- a CDS encoding cupin domain-containing protein codes for MISELAVRSFDSPDETVAFDNGRSERVTVDERTFWRSTVEPGWRFSRDNAPDLGTERCPSPHRLYVVTGRLTVETDDARETLQAGDVALIPPGHDAWTDGEDDELTVFVEETFDE; via the coding sequence ATGATCAGCGAACTGGCGGTACGGTCGTTCGACTCGCCCGACGAGACGGTCGCGTTCGACAACGGTCGTTCCGAACGCGTCACGGTCGACGAACGGACGTTCTGGCGATCGACGGTCGAGCCCGGATGGCGGTTCTCGCGGGACAACGCCCCCGATCTGGGGACGGAGCGCTGTCCGAGTCCGCACCGCCTCTATGTGGTCACCGGCCGACTCACCGTCGAGACCGACGACGCCCGCGAGACGCTGCAGGCGGGCGACGTCGCGCTGATCCCGCCCGGCCACGACGCCTGGACCGACGGCGAGGACGACGAACTGACCGTCTTCGTCGAGGAGACGTTCGATGAGTAA
- a CDS encoding MFS transporter — translation MIDGKWKNLLLATAMFNLGFVIWFSFAPFTGGIADEFGLSVAQLGLVSSAAVIAVPAGRILIGPLTDRYGAPVTASATLLVVGTFSIISAFATTYEVFTASRVIASLAGITFVIGIQHVAEWFEEENLGLAEGIFAGIGNAGAGLGAYFTLPRIFGEGYAGPLFATNWRAAFFYTGVLAVVLGVVYYRFGDAAKSEAKRQATKEQASFRQFLYVGTRHGAVVLAAAYVMTFGLEVAMNGWLGTYYREGFGQGDIVIAATFASTFSIAAGLLRPIGGYASDVAARRERDFLPWFEGRYREQWTFATLAFVVVALVGMTVAGLTGNIYLAVAAGFVVGVSCAFSEGAIFAQVPAMFPNSSGSVAGVVGGIGTIGGTVYPLVFAAPFLPNLHLGYAVVAVTMLPILALAAWVFQPAVAERATEDGWLVSGEAPADGAVAPSDD, via the coding sequence GTGATCGACGGCAAGTGGAAGAACCTCCTGCTGGCGACGGCGATGTTCAACCTGGGGTTCGTCATCTGGTTCTCGTTCGCGCCGTTTACCGGCGGGATCGCCGACGAGTTCGGCCTCTCGGTCGCCCAGCTGGGACTCGTCTCGAGCGCGGCCGTGATCGCCGTGCCGGCCGGGCGGATCCTGATCGGCCCGCTGACCGACAGGTACGGCGCGCCCGTCACCGCCAGCGCGACGCTTCTCGTCGTCGGCACGTTCTCGATCATCAGCGCGTTCGCGACGACCTACGAGGTCTTTACCGCCTCGCGGGTGATCGCCTCGCTGGCGGGCATCACGTTCGTCATCGGCATTCAACACGTCGCCGAGTGGTTCGAGGAGGAGAACCTCGGGCTGGCCGAGGGGATCTTCGCCGGCATCGGCAACGCCGGCGCGGGACTGGGGGCGTACTTCACCCTCCCCCGGATCTTCGGCGAGGGGTACGCTGGGCCGCTGTTCGCGACGAACTGGCGCGCCGCGTTCTTCTACACCGGCGTCCTCGCGGTCGTCCTCGGCGTCGTCTACTACCGGTTCGGCGACGCTGCCAAGAGCGAGGCCAAGCGGCAGGCGACCAAGGAACAGGCCAGCTTCCGACAGTTCCTCTACGTCGGCACGCGCCACGGTGCGGTCGTCCTCGCGGCCGCCTACGTGATGACGTTCGGCCTCGAGGTCGCGATGAACGGCTGGCTCGGAACCTACTACCGCGAGGGGTTCGGCCAGGGCGATATCGTCATCGCGGCCACGTTCGCGTCGACGTTCTCGATCGCGGCCGGCTTGCTCCGGCCGATCGGCGGCTACGCCAGCGACGTCGCGGCTCGCAGAGAGCGGGACTTCCTGCCGTGGTTCGAGGGGCGTTACCGCGAGCAGTGGACGTTCGCGACGCTCGCGTTCGTCGTCGTGGCACTGGTTGGCATGACCGTCGCCGGACTGACGGGGAACATCTATCTCGCGGTCGCCGCGGGCTTCGTCGTCGGCGTCAGCTGTGCGTTCTCCGAGGGCGCGATCTTCGCGCAGGTGCCGGCGATGTTCCCGAACAGCTCCGGGAGCGTCGCCGGCGTCGTCGGCGGGATCGGGACGATCGGTGGCACCGTCTACCCGCTCGTGTTCGCGGCGCCGTTCCTCCCGAACCTCCACCTCGGCTACGCCGTCGTCGCAGTCACGATGCTTCCGATCCTCGCGCTCGCCGCGTGGGTGTTCCAGCCCGCGGTCGCCGAGCGAGCGACCGAGGACGGCTGGCTCGTCAGCGGCGAGGCGCCCGCGGACGGAGCGGTCGCCCCGAGCGACGACTAG